The Acipenser ruthenus chromosome 45, fAciRut3.2 maternal haplotype, whole genome shotgun sequence sequence CATCGaataatattataaaaagaaaagaaagaaaaatgaaatcgCGAGTTGCAAAGTGTTGCAGCTTGAATGCGCCTGGAGGTTAGTTGGTCGGTTCTTTTCGATGGTTTGTTGTATTGATTTCGGGCCGCCTTGGTCAAGGATTTGAGGAACGGGGTGTTACTGTATCCCGGGACCCTgccttcaaattcaaattcaggtTCTGGATTGACAGGTCGAAGCTTGAGTACTGGTGGCGACTCCGTGTGCAGACAGTTCAACCGCAAGTCTTTGTGTGTGTATCGTTATTTTACTTTGATAAAATATGGACCGCGGTAACCAGAGCTTCGACGTGTGGAAAGACTACTTCGGTCTGGTCGAATTGCTGCAGGAAACGAGGACTCGTGGCGCTGCTGGAAGCGAGCCGGGTCCCGAACCGAGTCCCGGTGCTGCAGCCGGCATGGCGGCGACACAGCCCGACCGCGGCACGAAGCAGCAGAGCGCTTCAGAAGTCAAGTCGCCGGCGCTAAACCAACACGACCCGACGGACGGAGGAAGCAAGTGCTGCGTGTTTTGCAAAAAGAACGTGGAGTCCAGAAAGGTCTACAACAGCCACAGCTTTAAGGACGGTGACAAAGTGCTGTGCCCCTATCTCAGACGCTACAAGTGCCCGCGTTGCGGTGCCACCGGAGATGAAGCGCACACGAAGCGCTACTGCCCGCAGCGTAACACAGACTACCACGGCCCGCTAAAGAGAAGCGAGACGGGCAAGGCGCCAGGGGGAGCCCCCCTTCAGTGATACCCCAAGAATATATCTGAGATGCACTCGGCCCAGAACCGCCCCAAACCGGCAGAATCCGATTCAAGTCTGGggaagtaaaaacacaactgggaCGGCGGGTAACCGTTCTTcctcaaaaaaacaaaccaaaccaaaccccagttgttttaaatgtcggtttgttgtttgttttcgcTGCACTTTGCTGCCGTGCTGTCTGCGTTTACAAGCTGTActttgttttgtgctataaataaaTATTCGGCATGTTAATGTATTACGAGTCTAACACACAGTATATGCgtgtctatatgtatatatgtaaatgttttggattgcatgtagagttcttcagtatatatgtaaaggttttggattgcatgtagagttcttcagtatagatgtatatatgtaaaggttttgaattgcatgtagagttcttcagtatatatgtaaaggttttgaattgcatgtagagttcttcagtatatatgtaaaggttttgaattgcatgtagagttcttcagtatagatgtaaaggttttggattgcatgtagagttcttcagtatagatgtaaaggttttgtattgcatgtagagttcttcagtatagatgtaaaggttttggattgcatgtagagttcttcagtatatatgtaaatgttttgaattgcatgtagagttcttcagtatatatgtaaatgttttgaattgcatgtagagttcttcagtatatatgtaaatgttttgaattgcatgtagagttcttcagtatatatgtaaaggttttgtattgcatgtagagttcttcagtatatatgtaaaggttttggattgcatgtagagttcttcagtatagatgtatatatgtaaaggttttggattgcatgtagagttcttcagtatagatgtatatatgtaaaggttttggattgcatgtagagttcttcagtatagatgtaaaggttttggattgcatgtagagttcttcagtatatatgtaaaggttttgtattgcatgtagagttcttcagtatatatgtaaaggttttgtattgcatgtagagttcttcagtatatatgtaaaggttttgtattgcatgtagagttcttcagtatagatgtaaatgtgttgaattgcatgtagagttcttcagtatatatgtaaaggttttggattgcatgtagagttcttcagtatatatgtatatatgtaaaggttttggaatgcatgtagagttcttcagtatagatgtaaaggttttggattgcatgtagagttcttcagtatagatgtatatatgtaaaggttttggattgcatgtagagttcttcagtatatatgtaaatgtgttgaattgcatgtagagttcttcagtatatatgtaaaggttttggattgcatgtagagttcttcagtatatatgtatatatgtaaaggttttggattgcatgtagagttcttcagtatatatgtatatatgtaaaggttttggattgcatgtagagttcttcagtatatatgtatatatgtaaaggttttggattgcatgtagagttcttcagtatatatgtaaaggttttggattgcatgtagagttcttcagtatatatgtatatatgtaaaggttttgaattgcatgtagagttcttcagtatatatgtaaaggttttggattgcatgtagagttcttcagtatatatgtaaaggttttggattgcatgtagagttcttcagtatatatgtaaaggttttggattgcatgtagagttcttcagtatagatgtatatatgtaaaggttttggattgcatgtagagttcttcagtatatatgtatatatgtaaaggttttggattgcatgtagagttcttcagtatatatgtatatatgtaaaggttttgaattgcatgtagagttcttcagtatatatgtaaatgtgttgaattgcatgtagagttcttcagtgtatatatgtaaagattttgtattgcatgtagagttcttcagtatatatgtaaatgtgttgaattgcatgtatagttcttcagtatatatgtaaaggttttggattgcatgtagagttcttcagtatatatgtatatatgtaaaggttttggattgcatgtagagttcttcagtatatatgtaaatgttttgaattgcatgtagagttcttcagtatatatgtaaaggttttggattgcatgtagagttcttcagtatatatgtaaaggttttgaattgcatgtagagttcttcagtatatatgtaaaggttttgaattgcatgtagagttcttcagtatagatgtaaaggttttggattgcatgtagagttcttcagtatagatgtaaaggttttgtattgcatgtagagttcttcagtatagatgtaaatgtgttgaattgcatgtagagttcttcagtatatatgtaaatgttttgaattgcatgtagagttcttcagtatatatgtaaatgttttgaattgcatgtagagttcttcagtatatatgtaaatgttttgaattgcatgtagagttcttcagtatatatgtaaaggttttgtattgcatgtagagttcttcagtatatatgtaaaggttttggattgcatgtagagttcttcagtatagatgtatatatgtaaaggttttggattgcatgtagagttcttcagtatagatgtatatatgtaaaggttttggattgcatgtagagttcttcagtatagatgtaaaggttttggattgcatgtagagttcttcagtatagatgtatatatgtaaaggttttgaattgcatgtagagttcttcagtatatatgtaaaggttttgtattgcatgtagagttcttcagtatatatgtaaaggttttgtattgcatgtagagttcttcagtatatatgtaaaggttttgtattgcatgtagagttcttcagtatagatgtaaatgtgttgaattgcatgtagagttcttcagtatatatgtaaaggttttggattgcatgtagagttcttcagtatatatgtatatatgtaaaggttttggaatgcatgtagagttcttcagtatagatgtaaaggttttggattgcatgtagagttcttcagtatagatgtatatatgtaaaggttttggattgcatgtagagttcttcagtatatatgtaaatgtgttgaattgcatgtagagttcttcagtatatatgtaaaggttttggattgcatgtagagttcttcagtatatatgtatatatgtaaaggttttggattgcatgtagagttcttcagtatatatgtatatatgtaaaggttttggattgcatgtagagttcttcagtatagatgtatatatgtaaaggttttggattgcatgtagagttcttcagtatatatgtaaatgtgttgaattgcatgtagagttcttcagtatatatgtaaaggttttggattgcatgtagagttcttcagtatatatgtatatatgtaaaggttttgaattgcatgtagagttcttcagtatatatgtaaaggttttggattgcatgtagagttcttcagtatatatgtaaaggttttggattgcatgtagagttcttcagtatatatgtaaatgttttgaattgcatgtagagttcttcagtatatatgtaaaggttttgaattgcatgtagagttcttcagtatatatgtatatatgtaaaggttttggattgcatgtagagttcttcagtatatatgtaaaggttttgtattggaTAGTTCTTCACCTCACTGCTCCTCGATTGCATTGTTCCAAGGAGTTTACACCCAATATAAACAATCTACATTTATTCTTCGTTGTGTCTCTATTCTTTGGTTTTTTGTGTCGCTGCACATTATTATTAACTTCAATTTCAAACATTTCTGTACTTTTACAAGAAACACGCAAAACTCTTGCATTACCATTAACTCACTGTGCTTCATGcagtcgaatgaaacccgctgaataatgtgaccttaacatattgaataaaacaccgctttgtagttttccagatactaaacaaaaaaaactgacaaattaaaaaatgggacatttcaaaatctaacatgaaatactactgtactgctattgtggcttccggtagacttttgcagtatcattttgcAGCTTcttttgattacacgatgttaaataaaatatctacattgTGTTCAgataggttttctttttttttatatgtcaatcctaaaattgtttTTTGGTGCAAAACATTTGACCTGAGCTGCAGATTTCACTTTGGCTTCAGAACTAgaaacaaacagcaattacaaaaagaaagcctttgataaaaaaaaataaagagctcTCTCCTGCAGGGGGCGATAGGCGAATGCAGTCCCTAAAGAGCCGTTTTTCTGAGCTGGAGCTCTGCTTATTATACTCAGTATATATGCCGTGGCTCCTGCCCCTGTCCCCTCACCCTATCCTGGCTAGTCGCAGCCCGTGCTCGGGTGATGTCACTCCAGTCGTCAGTCACTTTAAGGTTCGCTTCCTGTGGAGTGTTTTTAACACGTGCTTCGGATCTGTTTTCTGTGACGCAGATCAGTTTGCAGACGTCAGGTTTGAGGAGTTTTGCTGGTGATGGGATCTTCACGGTGAACTACATGTTACACGGCAACTGAAAtccgtgaaaaaaataaataaaacaaaacagccgTAGTCACACGCGACATCTTCAAGCTGTGATCTAGGTCAGGATAAAAACtagaaaacagctttttaaaaggaATTCCAATACAAACCTTCCACACCAATGAGAACAGAGAGTAACTTCAGTATGAGAGAACAAACTTTActcaacatgtaaaaaaaaaaaaaaaaaaaacatttggtaagccgcttgaaaacaatcaattaaataaataataaataaaaaaaacatttataaaagacAACCAGATACTCAAAGTATTTTCTAAAA is a genomic window containing:
- the LOC131720845 gene encoding nanos homolog 1-like, with product MDRGNQSFDVWKDYFGLVELLQETRTRGAAGSEPGPEPSPGAAAGMAATQPDRGTKQQSASEVKSPALNQHDPTDGGSKCCVFCKKNVESRKVYNSHSFKDGDKVLCPYLRRYKCPRCGATGDEAHTKRYCPQRNTDYHGPLKRSETGKAPGGAPLQ